Proteins from one Haliscomenobacter hydrossis DSM 1100 genomic window:
- a CDS encoding type I restriction-modification system subunit M codes for MTATQLKELEDTLWSAADKLRAESNLKSSEYATPILGLIFLRFASIRYQRVKPEIEAELKAQANSRMQQPEAEIAIAKCGFYLPPEAQYDYLLSLPEEADIAKAIKHAMEAIEQYKPELLDSLPKDEYFKLYTTEDRSLPKSLLKIFANIPEDASGDVFGKVYEYFLAEFALAEGQGGGEFFTPTSVVKLMVEVIEPYQGTIFDPACGSGGMFVQSSYFVDRRRAELHDTDTKDLMVYGVEKTADTVKLARMNLAVNGLRGEIRPANSYYEDPYDSLGRFDYVLANPPFNVDDVNLDRVKHQPRFNAYGIPQNKGKSSKKGQDKDVNTVPNANYLWINLFATSLKPTGRAALVMANSASDARNSEADIRQNLIRSGVIDAMLTLPKNMFYTVTLPATLWFFDKSRAGTEPKILFVDARNTFRQVTRALREFTPEHIQNIAVIFRLFRGETERLSSLLQQYEEQATDFAQQAQAQAELLAQLQADKPADKALKPWEKQVEEASKQHQTLLEQAQYFQAQIAWLQERFPNGVYEDVTGLCKAASLAEIEEQDWSLNPGRYVGVVIEEDGLTEEEFLREMKERHDLLTFLSEKSNKLSESIKNNFDNLL; via the coding sequence GGCTCATCTTTTTGCGTTTTGCCTCGATCCGTTACCAGCGGGTCAAGCCCGAGATAGAAGCCGAGCTAAAAGCCCAGGCCAACAGCCGTATGCAGCAACCTGAAGCCGAAATCGCCATTGCCAAATGTGGCTTCTACCTGCCCCCCGAGGCCCAGTACGACTACCTGCTCAGCCTGCCCGAAGAAGCCGACATTGCCAAGGCCATCAAGCACGCCATGGAAGCCATCGAGCAATACAAACCTGAACTGCTCGATAGCCTCCCCAAAGACGAATACTTCAAGCTCTATACTACCGAAGACCGCTCTTTGCCCAAGTCTTTGCTCAAAATTTTTGCCAACATCCCTGAAGACGCCTCCGGCGACGTTTTTGGCAAAGTGTACGAATACTTCCTGGCCGAATTCGCCCTGGCGGAAGGCCAGGGTGGCGGTGAGTTCTTCACCCCTACCTCGGTGGTCAAACTCATGGTAGAGGTTATCGAGCCCTACCAGGGCACCATCTTTGATCCTGCTTGCGGCAGCGGGGGCATGTTTGTGCAGAGTTCTTACTTTGTGGATCGCCGCCGTGCCGAACTGCACGATACCGATACCAAAGACCTCATGGTGTACGGCGTGGAAAAAACCGCCGATACCGTTAAACTGGCCCGCATGAACCTGGCCGTGAATGGCCTGCGCGGCGAAATCCGCCCCGCCAATAGCTACTACGAAGATCCCTACGACAGCCTGGGCCGCTTCGACTACGTACTGGCCAATCCACCCTTCAATGTGGACGACGTGAACCTCGATCGGGTCAAACACCAGCCGCGTTTCAATGCCTACGGCATCCCCCAAAACAAGGGCAAAAGCAGCAAAAAGGGCCAGGACAAGGATGTGAACACCGTTCCCAACGCCAATTACCTTTGGATCAACCTCTTTGCCACTTCCCTCAAACCCACTGGCCGCGCCGCCCTGGTCATGGCCAATAGCGCCAGCGACGCACGCAACAGCGAGGCCGACATCCGCCAAAACCTCATCCGCAGCGGGGTGATCGACGCCATGCTCACCTTGCCCAAAAACATGTTTTATACCGTGACCCTCCCGGCTACGCTCTGGTTTTTTGACAAAAGCCGCGCAGGTACCGAGCCCAAAATCCTTTTCGTAGATGCCCGCAATACCTTTCGACAGGTGACCCGGGCCCTTCGGGAATTCACGCCCGAACACATCCAAAACATCGCCGTCATTTTCCGCCTCTTTCGGGGCGAGACCGAGCGCCTCAGCAGCCTGTTGCAGCAGTACGAGGAGCAAGCCACCGATTTTGCCCAGCAGGCCCAGGCCCAGGCGGAGCTACTCGCCCAATTGCAAGCGGACAAACCCGCCGATAAAGCACTCAAACCTTGGGAAAAACAGGTAGAAGAGGCCTCCAAACAACACCAAACCCTGCTCGAACAGGCGCAGTACTTCCAGGCCCAAATCGCCTGGCTCCAGGAGCGCTTCCCCAATGGGGTGTACGAAGACGTGACCGGCCTCTGCAAAGCCGCCTCCTTGGCCGAAATTGAAGAACAGGATTGGAGCCTCAACCCCGGGCGTTACGTGGGGGTCGTGATCGAGGAGGATGGGTTGACGGAGGAGGAGTTTTTAAGGGAGATGAAAGAGAGGCACGATTTACTTACTTTTTTGTCCGAAAAATCAAATAAGCTGAGTGAATCCATTAAAAACAACTTCGACAACTTACTGTGA